CGCCATCAGCGACGAGTCCGCCGCCCTCGTCGATGGTCTGACGGCGACGGCGCTGCGCTGTCAGGGCGCGCCCATCGAGGTCGCCGGCCATCTCGACGATCAGGGAATCGCGGAGCTCGCGCGAGACCGCAGCAAGCGCCGCGCGCAACTCGTGGTCGACAAATTCGTGAAGGCCGGGGCGGATTCCTTTCACGTCTGGGCGATGGGCTATGGCGGCGAGCGGCCGCTCGCGCCCAATGACAGCGCGGAAAATCGCGCGCGAAACCGACGCATCGAATTCATCGTGAAGTGACGGATCAAAGAGAAGGAGGATCGCGAATGGCTTATTTGCTCACGCTCGGCTGGCCATGGTTCGCGGGCGCGCTGGCGCTCGGCGCCTTCGTTGGCTTTCTTGGTTTCACGCGCGCGCGGGACGCGACCTTTTCCGGCGGCTGGATCGTGCTTCTTGGCCTCGTGGCGCTGGCGATCGGCTTCTCGGCTTCCATTGTCGAGGCCGTTTCCGGACGCGACGCCGTGACGCTCGATATCGCGCTTCTGGCCGGCGGCGCCTATGCGGCCGGCCTGCCGCTCGGCGGCATGATCAAATCGCTTCTCCCCGAGCCGGACAGAAAGCGTGTGGCCCCGGCGATTTCCATCGTCGTCGCGACGACTGCGCCGGAGCCGGCCGTCTCCGAGCCGGTCGTCTCCGAGCCGGTCGTCTCCGAGCCGGTCGTCTCCGCGTCGGTCGGAACAGCTTCGGCGCCGGAACCGGTCATGGCGGCGGAATTCGTCGACCCGCCGTCCATGGAAACGCCGTTGGCGGCCCTCGAGCCGGCGACGCCACGGGCCACTGCCCCAAAGGCGCGCGGCAAGAAGGCGGCGGGCGTCAAGCCCGAGACGCTGCCGGCCCCGCGCGACGGCGGCGCAGACGATCTGGCGCGCATCAAGGGCGTCGGCCCGAAGAGCCTCGAAAAGCTCAACGCGCTCGGCGTTTTCCATTATGATCAGATCGCGGCGTGGGATCTCGACAACGCCAGATGGATCGGCGCCGCCATCGGCGCCCCCGGCCGCGTCGAGCGGGACAAATGGATACAGCAGGCGCGGGCGCTGGCCAGCGCCGGAGTCGAGCAGTGATGCAGATGCGTTTCTTCCAGCGCGCCGCGATTGGCGCGCTGCTTCTCGCGCCGGGATTGGTTGCGGCGCAGGACATGTTGCAGGGCGTCGATCTTTCGCAGCCCGCCTATTCGCAGGCCGAACTCACCCGCGCCGACGTCGAGGCGGCGGTGAAGGCGGGGAAGGCCGACTTCTCGGGAAAGAGCCTGAACGGCCTCGATCTCTCGGGCCTCGATCTCTCCGGCGTCAATTTTCGCGCGGCGCGGCTCAACAAGGCGCGGCTCGCCGGCGCGACGCTCGACAAGGCCATTCTGGATCAGGCCTGGCTGATGCAGGCCGATCTCACCGGCGCGTCGCTGAAGGGCGCGCAGGCCTTCGCCGCGCAGATGCAGAAATTGCGCGGCGACGGCGCCGATTTCTCGGGCGCGCGGGTCGCCGGCGATCTCACCGGCGCCTCGCTGCGCAAGGCCAGATTCAACGGCGCCAATCTCTCCGCCGACATGAAGAACCAGTCGATGGGCCTGATGCGCGCGGTGTTGCGCTCCGCCGCCCTCGAGGGCGCGCAATTCGTCGGCGCCAATCTCATGAGCGCCGATCTGCGCTTCGCCCATGCGGCAGAGGCCAATTTCACCGACGCCAATCTGATGAACGCGGACGCCGCCGGCGCGGATTTCAGCGGCGCGACCTTCAAGGGCGCGATGGTGAAGGACCTCGATCTCGACTCGGCGCAGATCGACGCCGCGGCGGAAACCGTCCTTTCCAGCGCCCAGCATCTCGACCGCGCGCGCCGCCAATGAGCCAGGGCGCCAATGAGCAATGAATCCATCCGTATCGGCGTCGATCTCGGCGGGACCAAGATCGAGGCCATCGCGCTCGATTTCGCCGGCGAGGTTCTGGCCCGTCGTCGGGTGGCGACGCCGGCGCATGATTACGGCGAGATCGTGCGGGCCGTCGCCGCGCTGGTGCGCGACATCGAACTGGAGACCGACCGGCGCGGCACGGTGGGCGTCGGCGCGCCGGGCTCGCTCTCGACGCGCACGGGCCTCGTGAAGGGCTCGAACACCCAGGTGGTCAACGGCCAGCCGCTCGACGCCGATCTCTCCGGGGCGCTGGGACGTCCGGTGCGGGTGGAGAACGACGCCAATTGCTTCGCGCTCTCGGAGGCGGTGGACGGCGCCGGGCAGGGGGCGCGCGTGGTCTTTGGCGTGATCCTCGGCACGGGGGTCGGCGGCGGGGTCGTCGTGGACGGCCGGCTGCTGACCGGGCGCAACCGCATCGGCGGCGAATGGGGTCATACGCCGCTGCCGTGGATGACCCCGGAGGAATATCCCGGCCAGCGCTGCTTTTGCGGCCACGACGGCTGCATCGAGACCTTCCTCTCCGGCCCCGGCCTGTCGCGCGACTACGCCCGCCGCTCCGGCGAAAGCCTCGGCGGCCCCGACATCGTCAGCCGGGCCGAGGCGGGCGAGCGGGCGGCGCTCGACGCGCTCGAAGCCTATCAGGACCGCCTCGCCCGGGCGCTGGCCATGGTGATAGACATTCTCGATCCCGACGCGGTGGTGCTGGGCGGCGGGGTGTCGAATATCGCGCGGATTTATCAGGGCTTGCGCGAGCGGGTGGCGCGCCACGCCTTCACCGATGCGCTGGACACGAAGATCCTGCGCAATGTGCATGGGGACTCCGGCGGGGTGCGCGGCGCGGCGTGGCTGTGGCGGGATGCGGAATAGGCGGAAAGGCCCCCTCCCTGACCCTCCCCCGCTCCGCGGGAGAGGGGACGCTCGCGAGGGGCAGTCTCGGTGAGGGCGCCAATTTGCTCCCTCTCCCGCGCAGCGGGGGAGGGCTGGAGAGGGGGCCGCGCCTTCCTTGATCGCCCCCCGGAAATCGTGCACAAGGCCCGTTCCTGACCCCGCTTTGCGGGGTCGTCGCTTCTTTTTCCCGGAAGGGTCCAAATGTCGGAGATTTTGCGCGTCGGCATCGCGGGGCTCGGCACCGTCGGCGCGGCGGTGGCGCGGCTTCTCCATCGTCAGGCTGAGGCGCTCACCGCGCGCACCGGCCGGCGCATTGTCGTCACCGGCGTTTCCGCGCGCGACCAGCATAAGAAGCGCGACGCGGATTTCTCCGGCGCGGAATTCTTCTCGGACCCGGTGAAGCTCGCCGCTTCAGAAAACATCGATCTTTTCGTCGAGCTGATCGGCGGCTCGGAAGGCCCGGCCCGCGCCAGCGTCGAGACCGCGCTTGCGCATGGCAAGTCGGTCGTCACCGCCAACAAGGCGCTGCTCGCCGCCCATGGCCTGCATCTGACCCAGCTCGCGGAAGAAAACCGTGTGGCGCTCTCCTTCGAGGCGTCGGTCGCGGGCGGTATTCCGATCGTCAAGACGCTGCGCGAGGGCCTCGCCGGCAATTCGATCGAGCGCGTCTACGGCATTCTCAACGGCACCTGCAATTACATCCTCTCGCGCATGGAGCGCGAGCAGCTCTCCTTTGAGGAGTGCCTGAAAGAGGCGCAGAGGCTCGGCTACGCCGAGGCCGATCCGACCTTCGACATCGGCGGCTTCGACACGGCGCACAAGCTCGCCATCCTCACCTCGCTGGCTTTCGGCACGCGCATTTCGGCGCAGTCC
The DNA window shown above is from Methylocystis echinoides and carries:
- a CDS encoding ROK family protein; its protein translation is MSNESIRIGVDLGGTKIEAIALDFAGEVLARRRVATPAHDYGEIVRAVAALVRDIELETDRRGTVGVGAPGSLSTRTGLVKGSNTQVVNGQPLDADLSGALGRPVRVENDANCFALSEAVDGAGQGARVVFGVILGTGVGGGVVVDGRLLTGRNRIGGEWGHTPLPWMTPEEYPGQRCFCGHDGCIETFLSGPGLSRDYARRSGESLGGPDIVSRAEAGERAALDALEAYQDRLARALAMVIDILDPDAVVLGGGVSNIARIYQGLRERVARHAFTDALDTKILRNVHGDSGGVRGAAWLWRDAE
- a CDS encoding homoserine dehydrogenase, producing the protein MSEILRVGIAGLGTVGAAVARLLHRQAEALTARTGRRIVVTGVSARDQHKKRDADFSGAEFFSDPVKLAASENIDLFVELIGGSEGPARASVETALAHGKSVVTANKALLAAHGLHLTQLAEENRVALSFEASVAGGIPIVKTLREGLAGNSIERVYGILNGTCNYILSRMEREQLSFEECLKEAQRLGYAEADPTFDIGGFDTAHKLAILTSLAFGTRISAQSIDIEGIERVSLADIEAADELGFRIKLLGVAQRTADGIEQRVHPTMVSKNSAIAQVMGVLNAVTIDADAVHELTLVGPGAGGDATASAVVADIADIAKGVRSAPFGLPSGQLVELKRTPMRRHEGGYYIRMSVRDVAGAFAKIAGRMAERQISLESIMQRGRRGAPGAAVDVILITHATSEHLVREALDLIFEDGTIVERAQVIRIERE
- a CDS encoding pentapeptide repeat-containing protein yields the protein MRFFQRAAIGALLLAPGLVAAQDMLQGVDLSQPAYSQAELTRADVEAAVKAGKADFSGKSLNGLDLSGLDLSGVNFRAARLNKARLAGATLDKAILDQAWLMQADLTGASLKGAQAFAAQMQKLRGDGADFSGARVAGDLTGASLRKARFNGANLSADMKNQSMGLMRAVLRSAALEGAQFVGANLMSADLRFAHAAEANFTDANLMNADAAGADFSGATFKGAMVKDLDLDSAQIDAAAETVLSSAQHLDRARRQ